The window GCCGCGATGGACACCAACACCATCCTCAAGCAGGGCATTCAGCCGCTGGCCGATGAATTCGCGCGCATCGAGGCGGTGAGAGACGTGCCGGGCCTGCTCGACGACATCGCCCATCTTCAATACATCGGCGTGGGCGCGCTGTGCCAGCTCGCGATCTTCCAGGACGAGATGAACAGCGAGAAGGTGGCGCTGCATCTCTACCAGGGTGGACTCGGGCTTCCGAATCGCGACTATTACTTCGACACCGACGATCGCTCGAAAATGCTGCGCTCCGAGTACGTCAAGCACGTGGCAGCGATGTTCGGCCTGCTCGGCGATGACGCCGCCAAAGCCAAGGCCAATTCGGAAACCGTCATGAAGATCGAAACCGAGCTGGCCGGAGCTTCGCGCAAACTCGAGGACCTCCGTGACCCGCGTGCCAACTATCACTCGATGAGGACCGACTCGATGTCCCGGCTCACGCCCTCCATTCGGTGGAAGGACTTCCTGGCCAAAGGGAACATGCCGGGAATCGACACCGTGATCGTGGGGCAGCCCGAGTTCTATCAGCAGGTCGAGAAGTCCCTGCACGGCCATGCGCTTCCCGAGTGGAAGACCTACCTGCGCTGGCAGCTGGTGACCGCTTACGCGGCGGAGGCCGGAGGCAAGTTCGACCAGGAGAACTTCCACTTCTTCGGCACCATCCTCAACGGAACGCCCGAGCAGCGGCCGCGGTGGAAGCGCATGCTCGACGAGGAGGAGAATCATCTCGGCTACGCGCTCGGCCAGCTCTACGTGCAGAAGTACTTCTCACCGGCCACCAAGCAGCGCTACGAGAAGCTCACCGACGACATCTTCGCGGCGTTCCGCGAGCGCATCAAGAACGTCGACTGGATGAGCGAGCCCACCAAGCAGCGTGCGCTCAAGAAGCTTGCGGCCGTCACCAAGAAGGTGGGATACCCCGACAAGTGGCGCGACTACTCGAGCTACGACGTGGATCGCGCCTCGTTCCTTGGGAACTGCGTGCGCGGCAACGCCTGGCTGAGCGACTACGAGATCAAGAAGCTCTACAAGCCGGTCGATCGCACCGAGTGGGACATGACGCCGCAGACCTACAACGCCTACTACAACCCGTCGAACAACGAAATCGTTCTGCCGGCCGCGGCCTTCATCCTGCCCGGGATTGCCGACTCGCTGGTGGATGACGCGATCGTCTACTCGTACGCCGGTGGCAGCACGATCGGGCACGAGATCACGCACGGCTTCGACGACCAGGGCCGGCAGTTCGACGAGAAGGGCAACCTGCACGAGTGGTGGACGCCTACCGACGAGAAGGAGTTCAACCGCCGCGCCGCGCTGATCGTGCGCCAGTTCAACGACTACATCGCGACCGGCAACCTTCACGTGAACGGCAGTGCGACGCAGGGCGAGAACATCGCCGACCTCGGCGGCATCGTGCTGGGCTGGGAAGCGTTCAAGAAGACCCAGCAGTACAAGGAGAATAAGCCGATCGGCGGCCTGACGCCCGCGCAGCGCTACTACATTGGCTGGGCGCTGAGCTGGATGACGCAGCTGCGGCCCGAGAACCTCGCGGTGCGGGTCAAGACCGACGTGCACTCGCCGAGCTTCCTGCGCGTGATCGGCCCGGTCTCGAACCAGGTGTCGTTCTACGAGGCTTACGGGGTCAAGCCTGGCGACAAGATGTGGCGGGCCGACTCGGTGCGCGTGAAGATCTGGTGAGTTGAAGGGGGGAGCCGCTCCGCGGGCGGCTCCCCCGCGGCTTCAGTGCTGCGTCGCGCTGGAGGCCACCCCACTCGTGCCCGCCTTCGCGCTCCCCAGCTGCTTCCAGAGGAAGGTGTAGGACAGCGCGTCCATGAACGCGCGTTCCTTGTTGGTGGCCGAGCCGCCGTGGCCGCCTTCCACGTCCTCGTAGTAGAGGACGTCGTGACCCTGAGCCTCCATCTTGGCCACCATCTTGCGCGCGTGTCCGGGATGCACGCGATCGTCGCGCGTCGAGCTGGTGAAGAGCGTGCGCGGGTACTTCACGTCTTTCTTCACGTTCTCGTACGGCGAGAACCCCTTGATATACGCCCACTCGTCGGGCTTGTCGGGATCGCCGTACTCGCTCATCCACGAGGCGCCGGCCAGCAGCTTGTGATAGCGATGCATGTCCAGCAGCGGCGACTCGCACACGATCGCGCCATACAGATCGGGCCGGCGGGTGAGCATGTTGCCCACCAGCAGCCCGCCGTTCGAGCCGCCCATGCAGCCGAGATGCGGAGGGCTCGTGACCTTGCGTCTGACCAGATCCTCGGCGACCGCGATGAAGTCCTCGTAAGCCCGCGGCCGATTCGCCTTCATAGCGGCCTGGTGCCACCTGGGTCCGAATTCGCCTCCGCCGCGGATGTTGGCGACCACCAGCACGCCGCCCTTCTCGATCCAGCCGGCTCCCTCGACGCCGCTGTAGTACGGAAGGATCGGGATCTCGAAGCCGCCATAGCC is drawn from Candidatus Sulfotelmatobacter sp. and contains these coding sequences:
- a CDS encoding M13 family metallopeptidase, translated to MKRFHLPLAALILLTAASLPSSTSSTGDVSHYLDNFIDKSVKPGDDFFQYAVGKWLREHPIPANERSWGIGHVVQEETYSRLVSISEDAGRSGAATGTNAQKIGDFWYAAMDTNTILKQGIQPLADEFARIEAVRDVPGLLDDIAHLQYIGVGALCQLAIFQDEMNSEKVALHLYQGGLGLPNRDYYFDTDDRSKMLRSEYVKHVAAMFGLLGDDAAKAKANSETVMKIETELAGASRKLEDLRDPRANYHSMRTDSMSRLTPSIRWKDFLAKGNMPGIDTVIVGQPEFYQQVEKSLHGHALPEWKTYLRWQLVTAYAAEAGGKFDQENFHFFGTILNGTPEQRPRWKRMLDEEENHLGYALGQLYVQKYFSPATKQRYEKLTDDIFAAFRERIKNVDWMSEPTKQRALKKLAAVTKKVGYPDKWRDYSSYDVDRASFLGNCVRGNAWLSDYEIKKLYKPVDRTEWDMTPQTYNAYYNPSNNEIVLPAAAFILPGIADSLVDDAIVYSYAGGSTIGHEITHGFDDQGRQFDEKGNLHEWWTPTDEKEFNRRAALIVRQFNDYIATGNLHVNGSATQGENIADLGGIVLGWEAFKKTQQYKENKPIGGLTPAQRYYIGWALSWMTQLRPENLAVRVKTDVHSPSFLRVIGPVSNQVSFYEAYGVKPGDKMWRADSVRVKIW